The following proteins are co-located in the Castor canadensis chromosome 5, mCasCan1.hap1v2, whole genome shotgun sequence genome:
- the Tmppe gene encoding transmembrane protein with metallophosphoesterase domain — protein MVLFRQLSLGSKAALAAVTVFVSMIVSRSYLAESLEVRAWRWLFRLQLALFVNSLMLIGSLYIWRCTVSNLCHSPVGESTCFQLWKLVVVAFLALAHSSFFTMFFLVAEEPYLLSLVAYSCLGAYIIMLFFLCILNSVEQAYQLLAWRSGRIVGSLDKTRKLVLRPALAVVVTAVLSVMGLLNAAQPPAVKTVEVPIHQLPPSMNNLKIVLLSDIHLGPTVGRTKMEMFVRMVNSLEPDITVIVGDLSDSEASVLRTAVTPLGQLHSRLGTYFVTGNHEYYTSDVSNWFALLESLHVRPLHNENVKVSATGAQHNAKEDNDWICLAGVDDIEADILHYSGHGMDLDKALEGCSPDHTTILLAHQPLAAKRALQAHPDINLILSGHTHAGQIFPMNVAVYLLNPFFAGLYRVAQGTFVYVSPGTAYYGIPMRLGSRAEITELILKRAP, from the coding sequence ATGGTGCTCTTCCGGCAGCTATCCCTGGGCTCTAAGGCTGCCCTGGCTGCTGTCACTGTCTTCGTGTCCATGATCGTCTCCCGCTCCTATCTGGCAGAGAGCCTTGAGGTCAGGGCCTGGCGCTGGCTGTTTCGCCTGCAGCTTGCCTTGTTTGTCAACTCACTGATGCTTATTGGCTCCCTCTACATCTGGCGTTGCACAGTGAGCAACCTCTGCCACTCCCCAGTGGGGGAGTCGACCTGTTTCCAGCTTTGGAAGCTGGTCGTCGTGGCATTTCTGGCCCTGGCCCATTCCAGTTTCTTCACCATGTTCTTCTTAGTGGCCGAGGAGCCTTATCTCCTTTCCTTGGTAGCCTACTCTTGCCTGGGTGCTTACATCATCATGCTTTTCTTCCTCTGCATCCTCAATAGCGTGGAGCAGGCCTACCAGCTCTTGGCCTGGCGCAGTGGTAGAATTGTGGGCAGCCTTGACAAGACGAGGAAGCTGGTTCTCAGGCCTGCCCTGGCAGTGGTAGTGACTGCTGTGCTCAGTGTAATGGGACTTCTGAATGCTGCCCAACCCCCAGCTGTGAAAACCGTGGAGGTACCCATTCATCAGCTGCCCCCCTCTATGAACAACCTCAAGATTGTGCTTCTCTCAGACATTCACTTGGGGCCCACAGTGGGCAGGACCAAGATGGAGATGTTTGTGAGGATGGTGAACTCCCTGGAACCAGACATCACAGTAATCGTGGGTGACCTCTCTGATTCTGAAGCCTCAGTCCTGCGGACGGCTGTCACTCCCTTGGGCCAACTTCATTCACGCCTCGGCACCTACTTTGTCACAGGCAATCACGAGTACTACACGTCGGACGTCAGTAACTGGTTTGCACTGCTGGAATCCCTGCATGTCCGGCCTCTTCACAATGAGAATGTGAAGGTTTCTGCCACTGGGGCCCAGCATAATGCTAAGGAAGACAATGACTGGATCTGCTTGGCAGGGGTGGACGATATTGAAGCAGACATTCTGCACTACTCTGGCCATGGGATGGACCTGGACAAGGCTCTGGAGGGCTGTAGCCCAGACCATACCACCATCTTGCTTGCTCACCAGCCGCTGGCTGCTAAGAGAGCCCTCCAGGCACACCCAGATATAAACCTCATTCTTTCTGGACACACGCATGCAGGGCAGATCTTTCCCATGAATGTGGCAGTGTATCTCCTGAACCCCTTCTTTGCTGGTCTCTACCGAGTGGCCCAAGGAACATTTGTGTATGTCAGCCCGGGCACGGCCTACTATGGGATACCCATGAGGCTGGGGAGCAGGGCAGAGATCACAGAGCTTATCCTGAAGCGGGCACCCTAA